In Zingiber officinale cultivar Zhangliang chromosome 8B, Zo_v1.1, whole genome shotgun sequence, a single genomic region encodes these proteins:
- the LOC122017743 gene encoding endo-1,3;1,4-beta-D-glucanase-like — MAGAQCCENPPVLSSVFGEGSVVESLGGLKAYTVGSPSSNAAVVLVSDIFGYEAPNLRKLADKVAAAGFLVVVPDFFYGDPYVPNPEKPLMTWLEDHGTDKGFEDAKSVIEYLKSKGITLIGAAGFCWGGKVVTELAKTDYVNAVVMLHPSLVKLDDINEIKRPTSILAAENDSITPLEIVKQFEEILCTRTEVDSFVKVFPGVAHGWTVRYGTDDEAAVEKAEEAHKDLLDWFEKYLK; from the exons ATGGCCGGTGCCCAGTGCTGCGAGAACCCCCCGGTGTTGAGCTCTGTCTTCGGTGAAGGATCCGTCGTGGAGAGCCTCGGAGGTCTCAAGGCCTACACCGTTGGCTCCCCCAGTAGCAACGCCGCCGTCGTGCTGGTCTCTGATATCTTCG GGTATGAAGCGCCAAACTTGAG GAAACTAGCTGATAAAGTTGCAGCTGCTGGATTCTTGGTGGTAGTTCCTGATTTTTTCTATGGGGATCCATATGTACCAAATCCGGAGAAACCCTTAATGACATGGTTGGAAGACCATGGGACT GACAAAGGTTTTGAAGATGCAAAATCTGTAATTGAATATTTGAAAAGTAAAGGCATAACTCTAATTGGGGCTGCTGGATTTTGCTGGGGTG GCAAAGTGGTCACTGAACTTGCAAAGACTGATTATGTCAATGCCGTGGTAATGCTACACCCATCACTTGTAAAACTTGATGATATAAATG AGATAAAACGCCCCACTTCAATACTAGCAGCTGAGAATGATAGCATCACTCCACTGGAAATAGTAAAGCAATTTGAGGAAATCTTATGTACCAGAACTGAG GTGGACAGTTTTGTGAAGGTTTTTCCTGGTGTTGCTCATGGATGGACTGTTCGGTATGGCACTGATGATGAAGCAGCAGTCGAAAAAGCTGAAGAAGCGCACAAGGATTTGTTGGATTGGTTTGAAAAATATCTTAAGTAG